Part of the Nocardia higoensis genome, GCGGGGTGGTGGAAACCCAGGGTGTGCGCGTGCAGCCACTGCCGTTCCAGGCCGAGGCGGGCGGCCAGTTTCGGGTCGGCGCCGTAGGTCAGGTCACCGCAGCAGGGGTGCCGGATCGCGGAGAAGTGCACGCGGATCTGGTGGGTACGGCCGGTTTCCAGATGGATGTCCAGCAGGCTGGCGGCCTGGAACGCCTCGATCGTGTCGTAGTGGGTGACGCTCGGACGTCCGTCCGCGGTGACCGCGAACTTCCAGTCGTTGCCGCGCGCGCGGCCGATCGGGGCGTCGATGGTGCCGCTGCTCGGATCGGGATGGCCCTGGACCAGCGCGTGATAGCGCTTGTGCACGGTGCGTTGCTTGAAGGCGCGCTTGAGCACGGTGTAGGCGTGCTCGGACTGGGCGACCACCATCACCCCGGAGGTGCCCACGTCGAGGCGGTGCACGATGCCCTGGCGTTCGTGCGCGCCGGAGGTGGAGATGCGGTAGCCCGCGGCGGCGAGCCCACCGACCACGGTCGGTCCGGACCAGCCGACCCCGGTGTGCGCGGCCACGCCGACCGGCTTGTCCACCGCCACGATGTCGTCGTCGGCGTAGAGGATCTTCATGCCCTCCACCGGGGCGACCTCGACGGTCAATTCGCGCTTGGGTTCGGGGAACTCGACCTCGAGCCAGGCGCCTGCGGTGAGCCGGTCGGACTTGCCCGCCGCGACCCCGTCCAGGAGCACCGAGCCGTCGGTGGTCAATGCCGCCACCGCGGTGCGCGAGAGCCCGAGCAACCGGGACAGACCGGCGTCCACCCGCATGCCGTCCAGCCCGTCGGGCACCGGCATGGCCCTGGTCTCTCTCACGTGGTGTTCCCCTTTCCCGTGTGCTCGGTGCCGCGCTCTCGCGCGCTGTCCTTCGTCGTGACGCTGTCCTTCGTCGTGACGCTGTCGTCGGTGGTGTCACTGTCGTCGGTCGTGTTGCCGCCGGTGTGCTCGCGGTCGACCCCCGCGACCGCGCCACCGGATTCGGTCTCGTTGTCGCGTCCGACGCGGGTGCCGTCGAGTTCGAACCCGAACAGCGTCGCCGCGACCAGCAGCGCCGCGCCGCACACGATCGCCGAGTCGGCGACGTTGAACACCGGGAACGAGCCGACGGCGACGAAGTCGACCACGTGGCCCTGCAACGGACCCGGCGAACGGAACAGCCGATCGGCCAGATTACCCACCGCGCCGCCGAGCACCATGCCCAGGCCGATCGCCCACCACAGCGAACGCAGCTTCCGGCCGATCCTGATCACCCCGATCACCACCGCGACCGCGACCAGCGTCAGCAGCCACGTCATGCCGGTGGCCATCGAGAATGCCGCGCCGGGGTTGCGGACCAACGCGAAGCGCACGAAGTCACCGATGATCGGGACCGGGTCGCCCGGGGTGATGGTGGCCACCACGATGCACTTGGTGAGCAGGTCCAGTGCGAAGAGCACCACCGCGAGCGTCAGCAGCGTGTGCAGCCGTAGCGGGGGGAGTTCCCCGGCGGACTCGTCCGCCCTTCCGGTGGTGTCGGCGGTGTCGCCAGGGACAGCGGCGTCGGCCTCGACGGCGTCGACGGCAGCGTCGGCGGCGTCGTCGTTTTCGGGGTGCCGATCGTCATTCACACTCTCCATCATCGCTCGAGGACACCCGCGCCTGTGCCGCGCCTCCTCCGGGGCGGCGATGGACCGGCGATGCCGCGCCCGTTCGGCGTCGCCGCGGATAACGCTCGGGCACGGCCGCGGTGGAGTCTGAGCCCACACTCAGGAAGCGGTCGTACCCTGATGCTCGTGACGGTGTTGTCTTCTCCCCATCTACCCCGGATCGCGCGACCGCGGGCACTGCTCCTGGCGATCGCCCTGGGCCTGTCGA contains:
- a CDS encoding RluA family pseudouridine synthase, whose translation is MRETRAMPVPDGLDGMRVDAGLSRLLGLSRTAVAALTTDGSVLLDGVAAGKSDRLTAGAWLEVEFPEPKRELTVEVAPVEGMKILYADDDIVAVDKPVGVAAHTGVGWSGPTVVGGLAAAGYRISTSGAHERQGIVHRLDVGTSGVMVVAQSEHAYTVLKRAFKQRTVHKRYHALVQGHPDPSSGTIDAPIGRARGNDWKFAVTADGRPSVTHYDTIEAFQAASLLDIHLETGRTHQIRVHFSAIRHPCCGDLTYGADPKLAARLGLERQWLHAHTLGFHHPADGRWLEIVSEYPADLSHALDVLRDA
- the lspA gene encoding signal peptidase II gives rise to the protein MMESVNDDRHPENDDAADAAVDAVEADAAVPGDTADTTGRADESAGELPPLRLHTLLTLAVVLFALDLLTKCIVVATITPGDPVPIIGDFVRFALVRNPGAAFSMATGMTWLLTLVAVAVVIGVIRIGRKLRSLWWAIGLGMVLGGAVGNLADRLFRSPGPLQGHVVDFVAVGSFPVFNVADSAIVCGAALLVAATLFGFELDGTRVGRDNETESGGAVAGVDREHTGGNTTDDSDTTDDSVTTKDSVTTKDSARERGTEHTGKGNTT